A portion of the Elusimicrobiota bacterium genome contains these proteins:
- a CDS encoding radical SAM protein, with protein sequence MSARGNLKANLQLFVTRRCQLRCIYCPILKGDGIMALSTALKGADLLLGHGSPRLRLDFGGGEPLMNFDVVREVSAYAARRAAELDKRMGFYMVTNAVLVDDEVLEWAGRNRVLLEFSMDGAPPDHNRYKAAYDRGLDPYKATRAGVERARRAGAPHFVIMVASPANVGRLAENFEHLLDIGVRSVDLSYAIGAIWSPEDEALFFAQVERVLDRHARALDSGEIRLGNASQRVEPTILNSELMVDTDGSLHQMTEWMFETTPASAPAPFPVGTLDSVKDINALRWSRFHAYYTLVKMYEGNAKVQAALLNNISFGLRVGKFFRAAAGRLGKVAA encoded by the coding sequence GTGAGCGCGCGCGGCAACCTGAAGGCGAACCTGCAGCTGTTCGTCACCCGGCGCTGCCAGCTGCGCTGCATCTACTGCCCCATCCTCAAGGGCGACGGGATCATGGCGCTCTCGACCGCGCTCAAGGGCGCGGACCTCCTCCTCGGCCACGGCTCCCCGCGCCTGCGCCTCGACTTCGGCGGGGGCGAGCCCCTGATGAACTTCGACGTCGTCCGCGAGGTCTCCGCTTACGCCGCGCGCCGCGCCGCCGAGCTGGACAAGCGGATGGGCTTCTACATGGTCACCAACGCGGTCCTCGTCGACGACGAGGTCCTGGAGTGGGCGGGGCGCAACCGGGTGCTCCTCGAGTTCAGCATGGACGGCGCCCCCCCCGACCACAACCGCTACAAGGCCGCCTACGACCGCGGCCTCGACCCCTACAAGGCCACGCGCGCGGGCGTCGAGCGCGCCCGGCGCGCGGGCGCGCCCCACTTCGTCATCATGGTCGCCAGCCCCGCCAACGTGGGGCGCCTGGCGGAGAACTTCGAGCATCTCCTGGACATCGGCGTGCGCAGCGTCGACCTGAGCTACGCCATCGGCGCGATCTGGTCCCCCGAGGACGAGGCGCTCTTCTTCGCGCAGGTCGAGCGCGTCCTGGACCGCCACGCGCGCGCCCTCGACTCCGGGGAGATCCGGCTGGGCAACGCCAGCCAGCGCGTCGAGCCGACCATCCTCAACAGCGAATTGATGGTGGATACGGACGGGTCTCTTCATCAGATGACGGAGTGGATGTTCGAGACGACGCCGGCGTCCGCGCCGGCGCCGTTCCCGGTGGGGACGCTCGACTCCGTCAAGGACATCAACGCCCTGCGCTGGAGCCGCTTCCACGCGTACTACACGCTCGTGAAGATGTACGAGGGCAACGCCAAGGTGCAGGCGGCGCTCCTCAACAACATCTCCTTCGGGCTGCGCGTGGGGAAGTTCTTCCGCGCGGCGGCGGGACGGCTCGGGAAGGTGGCCGCGTGA
- a CDS encoding cobalamin B12-binding domain-containing protein — protein MEDKDDKKQAKDAEIMPRVAKDLSRFLTSEEGKILKKDVVKAAAVLGIIGAAIMRAEDLLAQTAHTNAVHNSGGASSHGSHSSHASHASHGSHGSHGSHGSHGSHGSHGSHGSHGSHGSHGSHGSHGSHGSHGSHGSHGSHGSHGSHGSHGSHGSHARPTARTGRTARTGRTARTGRTAVMAATDNGELVRRAGLIRLVRAAAEAVRAAGASPARVAVRVDPSAAVSCVWRALPRGGRAAEFTAPLTASGTAFAAALAAAVKGPAFPAVKKAAPAKVLLFRSLLEAPGKEGAERLNQGTFYLASALRASGAEVVLSDAKVSRFGREPAQRAELSALLDAHPDVSLVALSLYDAYFEDAAALVRFLRARAAARIAVGALMPTRDPEAALVHLPGVDFVGRGAGEGLLPELAALGAGPLDEAAQGALLSLDGALALDGGAAYWAGAENILRVPDLDRAALDFSFVERRDAASGPAFCLSRGCGSACRFCTSPDQGRFHGKTPAEVGKVLAAYGRRLKELYGSWSAAPAEAFGIGFYDDDFLADAPRARAVLALMRRTPFHLRFVQGSIRALFLRDADGALAGLDEGLIEALDPELFAPKLGRGDGSRDPQIYLGTESFCDAELARLGKGYGAGRVEEAVRALSRRGLRQAHHFIATNARTEPGDVLESLGRVARLRAECGPEFALLEPVIAHLVSFPGTASRRALAREGLDACVELRGVLSVPGFPEFDYPLTVRDEPADADVAAWARRLALKGAGVDWEGEYEGLLFEWLLRAERLAAAGAEPARAARLRRAVDAQAAAMGAAS, from the coding sequence ATGGAAGACAAGGATGACAAGAAGCAAGCCAAGGACGCGGAGATCATGCCCCGCGTCGCCAAGGACCTCTCGCGCTTCCTGACCAGCGAGGAGGGGAAGATCCTCAAGAAGGACGTGGTCAAGGCCGCGGCCGTCCTGGGGATCATCGGGGCGGCGATCATGCGCGCCGAGGACCTCCTCGCGCAGACCGCCCACACCAACGCGGTCCACAACTCCGGCGGCGCCTCCTCGCACGGCAGTCACAGCTCTCACGCCAGCCACGCATCGCACGGGTCGCACGGCTCGCACGGGTCGCACGGCTCGCACGGGTCGCACGGCTCCCACGGCTCCCACGGCTCCCACGGCTCGCACGGGTCGCACGGGTCGCACGGCTCGCACGGGTCGCACGGCTCCCACGGCTCGCACGGGTCGCACGGCTCCCACGGGTCGCACGGCTCGCACGGCTCGCACGGGTCGCACGGGTCGCACGCGCGTCCCACGGCTCGCACGGGTCGCACGGCTCGCACGGGTCGCACGGCTCGCACGGGTCGCACGGCAGTCATGGCAGCCACGGACAATGGTGAGCTCGTCCGCCGCGCCGGGCTGATACGCCTGGTCCGGGCCGCCGCCGAGGCGGTCCGCGCGGCGGGAGCGTCCCCGGCCCGCGTCGCCGTCCGCGTCGATCCGTCCGCCGCCGTCTCTTGCGTCTGGCGCGCCCTGCCGAGAGGCGGGCGCGCCGCCGAGTTCACGGCGCCCCTGACGGCGTCCGGGACCGCGTTCGCGGCCGCCTTGGCGGCGGCCGTCAAGGGCCCGGCCTTTCCCGCCGTGAAGAAGGCCGCGCCGGCCAAGGTACTCCTCTTCCGCAGCCTGCTGGAGGCGCCGGGCAAGGAGGGCGCGGAGCGTCTCAACCAAGGCACCTTCTACCTAGCCTCGGCCCTGCGCGCCTCCGGCGCCGAGGTCGTGCTGTCCGACGCCAAGGTCTCGCGCTTCGGCCGCGAGCCGGCGCAGCGCGCCGAGCTGTCCGCGCTCCTCGACGCGCATCCGGACGTCTCCCTCGTCGCGCTGAGCCTGTACGACGCCTATTTCGAGGACGCCGCGGCCCTCGTGCGCTTCCTGCGCGCGCGCGCCGCGGCCCGGATCGCCGTCGGCGCCCTCATGCCGACCCGCGACCCCGAGGCGGCCTTGGTCCATCTTCCCGGCGTCGACTTCGTCGGCCGCGGCGCCGGCGAGGGGCTGCTGCCGGAGCTGGCCGCGCTCGGAGCCGGTCCGCTCGACGAGGCCGCGCAGGGGGCCCTGCTCTCGCTCGACGGCGCGCTCGCCCTCGACGGCGGCGCGGCGTACTGGGCGGGCGCCGAGAACATCTTGCGCGTGCCCGACCTCGACCGCGCCGCGCTCGACTTCTCCTTCGTCGAGCGCCGCGACGCCGCGTCCGGCCCGGCCTTCTGCCTGTCCCGCGGCTGCGGCTCCGCCTGCCGCTTCTGCACCTCGCCCGACCAGGGCCGCTTCCACGGCAAGACCCCCGCCGAGGTGGGCAAGGTTCTGGCCGCCTACGGGCGGCGTCTCAAGGAGCTGTACGGCTCCTGGAGCGCGGCTCCGGCCGAGGCGTTCGGGATCGGCTTCTACGACGACGATTTCCTGGCGGACGCGCCGCGCGCGCGCGCCGTCCTCGCGCTCATGCGGCGCACGCCGTTCCACCTGCGCTTCGTCCAGGGCAGCATACGCGCCCTGTTCCTCCGCGACGCGGACGGCGCGCTCGCGGGCCTGGACGAGGGGCTGATCGAGGCGCTGGACCCCGAGCTGTTCGCGCCCAAGCTCGGCCGCGGCGACGGCTCGCGGGACCCTCAGATCTACCTCGGCACCGAGAGCTTCTGCGACGCCGAGCTCGCGCGCCTGGGCAAGGGCTACGGCGCCGGGCGCGTCGAGGAGGCGGTCCGCGCCCTGTCCCGCCGGGGCCTGCGCCAGGCCCACCACTTCATCGCGACGAACGCGCGCACCGAGCCCGGCGACGTCCTGGAGAGCCTGGGCCGCGTCGCGCGGCTGCGCGCCGAGTGCGGGCCGGAGTTCGCCCTGCTCGAGCCGGTGATCGCGCATCTCGTCTCCTTCCCCGGCACCGCGAGCCGCCGCGCGCTCGCGCGCGAGGGGCTCGACGCCTGCGTCGAGCTGCGCGGGGTCCTGAGCGTCCCCGGCTTCCCCGAGTTCGACTACCCGCTCACGGTCAGGGACGAGCCCGCCGACGCCGACGTCGCCGCCTGGGCCCGGCGCCTGGCGCTCAAGGGCGCGGGCGTGGATTGGGAGGGCGAATACGAGGGGCTCCTGTTCGAGTGGCTGCTCCGAGCCGAGCGCCTGGCCGCCGCCGGCGCCGAGCCCGCGCGCGCCGCGCGCCTGCGCCGCGCGGTGGACGCCCAGGCCGCCGCGATGGGAGCGGCCTCGTGA
- a CDS encoding helix-turn-helix domain-containing protein has product MTRTRCQSSLQPVDSDAARLLKLLGSRRLAALQAAFGGRRLWIPKAGSNLRCSVCRFRDDCIRSWRTQGVSIVNIAKRLGVSPKTVYRVIGIERAKAAA; this is encoded by the coding sequence GTGACCAGGACCCGCTGCCAATCCTCGCTCCAGCCCGTCGACAGCGACGCCGCCCGCCTGCTCAAGCTCCTCGGAAGCCGGCGCCTGGCGGCCCTTCAGGCCGCCTTCGGCGGCCGCCGTCTGTGGATCCCCAAGGCCGGCAGCAACCTCCGCTGCTCCGTCTGCCGCTTCCGCGACGACTGCATCCGCTCCTGGCGGACCCAGGGCGTGAGCATCGTGAACATCGCCAAACGCCTGGGCGTGTCGCCGAAAACCGTGTACCGGGTCATCGGGATCGAGCGCGCCAAGGCGGCCGCGTGA
- a CDS encoding cobalamin B12-binding domain-containing protein translates to MKVVLLNPRDPAPPPSYFGAPYGLSLLGAILKGKGFEVIGRDYSRASGEDMLVDAAALVRAERPGLVGVSCQSSSRGAAAALVRRLKEASPGTRVVVGGPFATADPELVLRRTGADWVAVGDGEETLPELAECLARGGDPRGVAGLVWSDGGKAARAPERAPFTDLDRLPDPDFDLFDAGAALARYRRPRALAMNSAIMLLSSRGCVYRCVFCPMSAFKGKPRQHSPAHFVGQVARMARRYRWRDFVFGDNFFTRDRQRVREICALLRREAPGIRWICMTRADAMDPALAREMAAAGCREISYGVESGSAKVQKAIGKRLELGLVPAAFAATREAGMRAVLMLMVGNPGDDLETTRETARFLRAVEPDRVQVHTTKVYPGTGLHAVAAAAGVIPPGFYEGDEHEPPSYTVERTAAQLAEMRVLLPSRTHYLEAGPGCVNGCCALRRPAAGKRAGLSAALAQTAFRAERGVLGGGDSLLIRGLGKVLDDAEALQVFDLSLYTTARPLADPRVAARLRARKDLRRVVVPLFSPDAARHDARARVPGALAQTKLGLRHWLRAGGEAWVWLLPMQEDLSDLPSWIRRLAAEGVREALLAHREPPPGWGGLPLEDSPRLEAFAAAAAEAARAAGEAGLALSVFGLPPCLWDGTLAPRHEDRALYDEAVSGSAPAASLRERRRPRLAFGEACGGCARRPSCDGVWADHLARHGEGELRAA, encoded by the coding sequence ATGAAGGTCGTCCTGCTGAACCCGCGCGATCCCGCTCCGCCCCCGTCCTATTTCGGCGCGCCGTACGGCCTATCCTTGCTCGGCGCCATCCTCAAGGGCAAGGGCTTCGAGGTGATCGGGCGGGATTACTCCCGCGCCTCCGGTGAAGACATGCTCGTGGACGCGGCCGCGCTGGTCCGCGCGGAGCGGCCCGGTCTCGTCGGCGTCTCCTGCCAGAGCTCCAGCCGCGGCGCGGCGGCAGCCCTGGTCCGCCGGCTCAAGGAGGCGTCGCCCGGGACGCGCGTGGTCGTGGGCGGGCCTTTCGCGACCGCGGATCCGGAGCTGGTCCTGCGCCGCACCGGCGCCGACTGGGTCGCGGTCGGAGACGGCGAGGAGACCTTGCCCGAGCTGGCCGAGTGCCTGGCCCGCGGCGGCGATCCGCGCGGGGTCGCGGGTCTCGTCTGGTCCGACGGGGGGAAGGCCGCGCGCGCCCCCGAGAGGGCCCCGTTCACGGACCTCGACCGCCTGCCCGACCCGGACTTCGACCTGTTCGACGCCGGGGCCGCCCTGGCCCGGTACCGGCGCCCGCGCGCGCTGGCCATGAACAGCGCGATCATGCTGCTGAGCTCGCGCGGCTGCGTGTACCGCTGCGTGTTCTGTCCGATGAGCGCCTTCAAGGGCAAGCCCCGCCAGCACTCGCCGGCCCATTTCGTCGGCCAGGTCGCGCGGATGGCCCGCCGCTACCGCTGGCGCGACTTCGTCTTCGGCGACAACTTCTTCACCCGCGACCGGCAGCGCGTGCGGGAGATCTGCGCCCTCCTGCGCCGGGAGGCTCCCGGCATCCGCTGGATCTGCATGACGCGCGCCGACGCGATGGACCCGGCGCTGGCGCGCGAGATGGCCGCCGCCGGCTGCCGCGAGATCTCCTACGGCGTCGAGAGCGGGTCGGCGAAGGTCCAGAAGGCCATCGGCAAGCGCCTCGAGCTCGGCCTCGTGCCCGCCGCCTTCGCCGCCACGCGCGAGGCGGGCATGCGGGCGGTGCTCATGCTCATGGTGGGCAACCCCGGCGACGACCTGGAGACGACGCGGGAGACCGCCCGCTTCCTGCGCGCGGTCGAGCCGGACCGCGTCCAGGTGCACACGACCAAGGTCTATCCCGGCACGGGCCTCCACGCCGTCGCGGCGGCGGCCGGCGTGATCCCGCCCGGGTTCTACGAGGGCGACGAGCACGAGCCTCCCTCCTACACGGTCGAGCGCACGGCGGCCCAGCTCGCGGAGATGCGGGTCCTCCTGCCTTCGCGCACGCATTACCTCGAGGCCGGTCCCGGCTGCGTCAACGGCTGCTGCGCCTTGCGTCGCCCCGCCGCCGGAAAAAGGGCCGGGCTGTCCGCCGCCCTGGCGCAGACCGCCTTCCGCGCGGAGCGGGGCGTGCTGGGCGGAGGGGACTCCCTGCTGATCCGGGGGCTCGGCAAGGTCCTCGACGACGCCGAGGCCCTGCAGGTGTTCGACCTGAGCCTGTACACCACGGCCCGTCCGCTGGCCGACCCCCGCGTCGCCGCCCGCCTGCGGGCGCGCAAGGATCTCCGCCGCGTGGTCGTGCCGCTGTTCTCTCCGGACGCGGCGCGCCACGACGCGCGCGCCCGCGTGCCCGGCGCGCTCGCCCAGACCAAGCTCGGCCTGCGCCATTGGCTGCGCGCCGGCGGGGAGGCCTGGGTCTGGCTGCTTCCCATGCAGGAGGACCTCTCGGACCTCCCGTCCTGGATCCGCCGCCTCGCCGCCGAAGGCGTGCGCGAGGCGCTGCTCGCGCACCGCGAGCCGCCGCCGGGCTGGGGCGGCCTGCCGCTCGAGGACAGCCCTCGCCTCGAAGCCTTCGCCGCGGCCGCGGCCGAGGCCGCGCGGGCCGCCGGCGAGGCGGGGCTGGCGCTCTCGGTGTTCGGGCTTCCGCCGTGCCTGTGGGACGGGACGCTCGCGCCGCGCCACGAGGACCGCGCGCTGTACGACGAGGCCGTCTCGGGGTCCGCGCCGGCGGCGTCGCTGCGCGAGCGGCGGCGGCCCCGCCTGGCCTTCGGCGAGGCCTGCGGCGGCTGCGCGCGTCGCCCGTCCTGCGACGGCGTCTGGGCGGATCACCTCGCCCGCCACGGCGAAGGAGAGCTCCGTGCCGCCTAG
- the hxsB gene encoding His-Xaa-Ser system radical SAM maturase HxsB, translating into MSAPAAAGIPALDPVKTGPFRFRKLAGGMLVTNDLGRHQLLDHDKFLAFIAGKLEAGDPAYEKLKADGFIRDQMDFDAIASVWAKRNKFLWQGPTLHVIVTTLRCNHRCLYCHASALGMADASTDMTEETARKVVDRIFESPSSAITIEFQGGEPLANWPVVRFIAEYAAEKNKTAGKSLWLNLVTNLSLMDDEKMKWLLARGVNFCTSIDGPAALHDRNRPWSSGASHAEATKWFRKIDKKTRAKMFRIDALLTVTRLSLSQPREIVDEYASIGARGVFLRPLNPYGMAVATWNKIGYGPEEFLAFYEKALDRVLELNRERSLRRPFFEQTARLYLAKILTDDDPNYLDLRSPCGAGIGQMAYNFDGSVFTCDEGRMLNRMGDDTFLIGKAGEGTYAESAGHPVVRALAVASNLDNQVECSQCAYKPYCGVCPVQCYKEQGDITGRMPTNSRCKISMGVLDILFDRLRDKRNEKIFRSWLKVRKGESEKSAALYQRG; encoded by the coding sequence ATGAGCGCTCCCGCCGCCGCAGGGATCCCCGCCCTCGACCCCGTCAAGACGGGCCCCTTCCGCTTCCGGAAGCTGGCCGGGGGGATGCTCGTCACCAACGACCTCGGACGCCACCAGCTCCTGGATCACGACAAGTTCCTGGCGTTCATCGCCGGGAAGCTCGAGGCCGGCGATCCGGCGTACGAGAAGCTCAAGGCCGACGGCTTCATCCGCGACCAGATGGATTTCGACGCCATCGCCTCCGTCTGGGCGAAGCGCAACAAGTTCCTGTGGCAGGGCCCGACCCTCCACGTGATCGTCACGACCCTGCGCTGCAACCACCGCTGCCTGTACTGCCACGCCAGCGCGCTCGGCATGGCCGACGCCTCGACCGACATGACCGAGGAGACGGCGCGCAAGGTCGTCGACCGGATCTTCGAGAGCCCCAGCTCCGCCATCACCATCGAGTTCCAGGGCGGCGAGCCCCTGGCGAACTGGCCGGTGGTCAGATTCATCGCCGAGTACGCGGCCGAGAAGAACAAGACCGCGGGCAAGAGCCTGTGGCTGAACCTCGTCACGAACCTGAGCCTCATGGACGACGAGAAGATGAAGTGGCTGCTGGCCCGGGGCGTCAACTTCTGCACGTCCATCGACGGCCCGGCGGCGCTCCACGACCGCAACCGCCCCTGGAGCTCCGGGGCCAGCCACGCCGAGGCGACGAAGTGGTTCCGCAAGATCGACAAGAAGACGCGCGCCAAGATGTTCCGCATCGACGCGCTCCTGACGGTCACGCGGCTGTCGCTGAGCCAGCCCCGCGAGATCGTCGACGAGTACGCCTCGATCGGCGCGCGCGGCGTATTCCTCCGGCCTCTGAACCCCTACGGCATGGCGGTGGCCACCTGGAACAAGATCGGCTACGGCCCCGAGGAGTTCCTCGCCTTCTACGAGAAGGCCCTCGACCGCGTCCTCGAGCTCAACCGCGAGCGCTCCCTGCGCCGGCCGTTCTTCGAGCAGACCGCCCGGCTGTACCTCGCCAAGATCCTGACCGACGACGACCCCAACTACCTGGACCTGCGCTCCCCGTGCGGGGCGGGCATCGGCCAGATGGCGTACAACTTCGACGGCTCCGTCTTCACCTGCGACGAGGGCCGCATGCTCAACCGCATGGGCGACGACACCTTCCTCATCGGCAAGGCCGGGGAGGGAACCTACGCCGAGTCGGCGGGCCATCCCGTCGTCCGGGCGCTGGCGGTGGCCTCCAACCTCGACAACCAGGTCGAGTGCTCGCAGTGCGCCTACAAGCCGTACTGCGGCGTCTGCCCCGTGCAGTGCTACAAGGAGCAGGGCGACATCACCGGCCGCATGCCGACGAACTCCCGCTGCAAGATCAGCATGGGCGTGCTCGACATCCTGTTCGACCGCCTGCGGGACAAGAGGAACGAGAAGATCTTCCGCTCCTGGCTCAAGGTCAGGAAGGGAGAGAGCGAGAAGTCCGCCGCGCTGTATCAACGAGGCTGA
- a CDS encoding radical SAM protein encodes MTVYEDSMSRAERALVNVDKDGGASARRILAAIDAALFEALRRAESAPDGSAAASRRAEIKRQAFYRRRLLGRLIKSGVRPTGDHLRALFSGSGSDRLILLVTHACQLRCAYCRVRKYGATMTPDVAEAGVRWLMSSLRRDVELQFFGGEPLLALSVVRRAVALAETSARNAGKTVRFLLTTNGLALDDEAVAFLKAHRFHVEVSCDGTMSAQDAQRPTAKGGSSWARLRSGVERLRKAGVPYQVIAVLLPEDAARADERVESLAAMGHRRIQINYALGRHWTGEQADALHESMEKAALSARRLGVELVNLTVKRREPVVLNSELTVDCDGTVYRETGVCLEEDFQEMKKRFKVADVRNAGLFETYGATPFDNFAILASAYGRGGMRRTLLSNLELGRSFAEAR; translated from the coding sequence GTGACCGTGTACGAGGACTCGATGTCGCGCGCGGAGCGCGCCCTCGTGAACGTCGATAAAGACGGAGGCGCGTCCGCGCGCCGGATATTGGCGGCGATCGACGCCGCCTTGTTCGAGGCCCTGAGGCGAGCCGAGAGCGCGCCGGACGGGTCCGCGGCCGCTTCGCGGCGCGCGGAGATAAAACGACAGGCGTTCTATCGACGGCGCCTTCTTGGGCGGCTGATCAAATCCGGGGTACGCCCCACCGGGGACCACTTACGAGCCTTGTTCTCGGGATCGGGGAGCGACCGGCTCATACTGCTCGTCACTCATGCCTGCCAATTGCGCTGCGCTTACTGTCGCGTGCGCAAATACGGCGCGACGATGACCCCGGACGTGGCCGAGGCGGGGGTGCGCTGGCTGATGAGCTCCCTGCGCCGGGACGTCGAGCTCCAGTTCTTCGGCGGCGAGCCGCTACTGGCCCTCTCCGTCGTGCGGCGCGCGGTCGCGCTCGCGGAGACCTCGGCCCGCAACGCGGGGAAGACCGTGCGCTTCCTCCTCACCACCAACGGCCTGGCCCTCGACGACGAGGCCGTCGCTTTCCTGAAGGCGCACCGCTTCCACGTCGAGGTCAGCTGCGACGGCACGATGAGCGCCCAGGACGCCCAGCGCCCCACGGCCAAGGGCGGGAGCTCCTGGGCCCGGCTGCGCTCCGGGGTGGAGCGCCTGCGCAAGGCCGGCGTCCCCTACCAGGTCATCGCCGTCCTGCTCCCCGAGGACGCCGCCCGCGCCGACGAGCGCGTGGAGTCGCTGGCCGCCATGGGCCACCGCCGCATCCAGATCAACTACGCGCTCGGCCGCCATTGGACCGGCGAGCAGGCCGACGCCCTGCACGAGTCGATGGAGAAGGCCGCCCTGTCGGCCCGGCGCCTCGGCGTCGAGCTGGTCAACCTGACCGTCAAGCGCCGCGAGCCCGTCGTGCTCAACAGCGAGCTGACGGTCGACTGCGACGGGACGGTGTACCGCGAGACCGGCGTGTGCCTGGAGGAGGACTTCCAGGAGATGAAGAAGCGGTTCAAGGTGGCGGACGTGAGGAACGCCGGGCTCTTCGAGACCTACGGCGCCACGCCCTTCGACAACTTCGCCATCCTCGCCTCCGCCTACGGGCGCGGCGGGATGCGGCGCACCTTGCTCAGCAACCTCGAGCTCGGGCGGTCCTTCGCGGAGGCGAGATGA
- the hxsD gene encoding His-Xaa-Ser system protein HxsD, whose translation MPTSENAEIAFELDENLYPLEAVQNAVYVFTDRAYVRVERSEPERLKVVMTVKAGAAPSARVELKGEFDNELIHQVLRQRISASNQKIREFIVTKALVSAQPAALVSSSSAPAVPAAADAGAPCPECVESAPPPPPAAPQIDAALEKEIDRLLAEIESGDGAADPLGVSVPWEEAFGGKDKKDEAPKVPKAKAAKAKRK comes from the coding sequence ATGCCCACCAGCGAAAACGCCGAGATCGCCTTCGAACTGGACGAGAACCTCTATCCGCTCGAGGCCGTGCAGAACGCCGTCTACGTCTTCACCGACCGCGCGTACGTGCGCGTCGAGCGTTCCGAGCCGGAGCGGCTCAAGGTCGTCATGACGGTCAAGGCGGGCGCCGCGCCGTCGGCGCGCGTCGAGCTGAAGGGGGAGTTCGACAACGAGCTCATCCACCAGGTGCTGCGTCAGCGCATCTCGGCCTCCAACCAGAAGATCCGCGAGTTCATCGTGACCAAGGCGCTGGTCTCGGCCCAGCCCGCCGCGCTGGTGTCCTCGTCCTCCGCCCCGGCCGTCCCGGCCGCCGCGGACGCCGGCGCGCCGTGCCCGGAGTGCGTCGAGTCCGCGCCGCCGCCGCCGCCCGCGGCGCCTCAGATCGACGCCGCCCTGGAGAAGGAGATCGACCGCCTGCTGGCCGAGATCGAGAGCGGGGACGGCGCGGCCGATCCCCTCGGGGTGTCGGTGCCTTGGGAGGAGGCGTTCGGCGGCAAGGACAAGAAGGACGAGGCCCCGAAAGTCCCCAAGGCGAAGGCGGCCAAGGCGAAGCGCAAATGA